A single window of Pseudomonas benzenivorans DNA harbors:
- a CDS encoding 2-aminoadipate transaminase: MSQAPISNALGIVHPISLSHGRNAEVWDATGKRYIDFVGGIGVLNLGHCHPQIVEAVREQAGKLTHSAFNAVPHEGYRRLMEALARFVPVSYPLSGMLTNSGAEAAENALKVVRAATGRTAVIAFDGGFHGRTLATLNLNGKVAPYKQKVGVLPGPVYHLPYPSADNGVSREQAMAAMERLFSVEIDRAEVACFIVEPVQGEGGFQALDAAFAQDLRRFCDAHGILLIIDEIQSGFGRSGQRFAFSRLGIEPDLLLLGKSMAGGLPLAAVVGRRELMDALPKGGLGGTYSGNPIACAAALATLEAMSDANLATWGELQESTILARYHSWQQAPWAAAIGRLSGVGAMRGIELRSAEGGPGSERLASLLGNAREQGLLLMPSGKYRHIIRLLAPLTTERELLDEGFDIFERCLAQLA; this comes from the coding sequence ATGAGCCAGGCGCCGATCAGCAATGCCCTGGGCATCGTCCACCCCATCAGCCTCAGCCACGGCCGTAACGCCGAGGTCTGGGATGCCACCGGCAAGCGCTATATCGACTTCGTCGGCGGCATCGGCGTGCTCAACCTTGGCCACTGCCACCCGCAGATCGTCGAGGCGGTTCGCGAGCAGGCCGGCAAGCTGACCCACTCGGCCTTCAATGCCGTGCCCCACGAAGGCTACCGCCGGCTGATGGAGGCCCTGGCGCGCTTCGTGCCGGTCAGCTACCCGCTGTCCGGCATGCTCACCAACAGCGGCGCCGAGGCGGCGGAGAACGCCCTGAAGGTCGTTCGCGCGGCCACCGGGCGCACCGCGGTGATCGCCTTCGACGGCGGCTTCCACGGGCGCACCCTGGCCACCCTCAACCTCAATGGCAAGGTGGCGCCCTACAAGCAGAAGGTCGGCGTGCTGCCGGGGCCGGTGTACCACCTGCCGTACCCCAGCGCCGACAACGGCGTCAGCCGAGAGCAGGCCATGGCGGCCATGGAGCGGTTGTTCAGCGTGGAGATCGACCGCGCCGAGGTGGCCTGCTTCATCGTCGAACCGGTGCAGGGCGAGGGCGGCTTCCAGGCCCTGGATGCCGCCTTCGCCCAGGACCTGCGGCGCTTCTGCGATGCCCACGGCATCCTGCTGATCATCGACGAGATCCAGTCCGGCTTCGGCCGCAGCGGCCAGCGCTTCGCCTTCAGCCGCCTGGGCATCGAACCGGACCTGCTGCTGCTGGGCAAGAGCATGGCCGGCGGCCTGCCGCTGGCGGCGGTGGTCGGCCGCCGTGAACTGATGGATGCACTGCCCAAGGGCGGCCTCGGCGGCACCTACTCGGGCAATCCCATCGCCTGCGCGGCCGCCCTGGCGACCCTGGAGGCGATGAGCGACGCCAACCTGGCGACCTGGGGCGAGCTGCAGGAAAGTACCATCCTCGCCCGCTACCACAGCTGGCAACAGGCGCCCTGGGCGGCTGCCATCGGCCGCCTGAGCGGCGTGGGCGCCATGCGCGGTATCGAACTGCGCAGTGCAGAGGGCGGGCCCGGCAGCGAGCGCCTGGCCAGCCTGCTGGGCAACGCCCGCGAGCAGGGCCTGCTGTTGATGCCCAGCGGCAAATACCGGCACATCATTCGCCTGCTGGCGCCCCTGACCACAGAGCGCGAATTGCTGGACGAGGGCTTCGATATCTTCGAGCGCTGCCTGGCGCAGTTGGCCTGA
- a CDS encoding DUF3422 family protein: protein MEVEEQNSKILESHNARTYTRLKIQQAVEGFSLIAISNYLIGLLKMTLEGLWLWARRCPPRSCSPCWREGSNRRRGTRCGENPPEHPAGCSCADRRPAYSCRQVFLAW from the coding sequence GTGGAAGTGGAGGAACAGAACTCGAAGATCCTCGAAAGCCACAACGCCCGCACCTATACCCGGCTGAAGATCCAGCAGGCGGTGGAGGGCTTCTCGCTGATCGCCATCAGCAACTACCTGATCGGCCTGCTGAAGATGACCCTGGAGGGCCTGTGGCTTTGGGCTCGCCGCTGTCCGCCAAGGTCCTGTTCGCCCTGCTGGCGCGAAGGCTCAAACAGGCGGCGCGGTACTAGGTGCGGAGAAAACCCGCCGGAGCACCCGGCGGGCTGTTCGTGCGCAGATCGACGGCCGGCCTACAGCTGCAGGCAGGTCTTCCTGGCCTGGTGA
- a CDS encoding LasR-specific antiactivator QslA: MNRPCTSHLPTHDGHRGAIIKWPVNCHEAFERGVASAQAWLSNDDSGWLWANLIIERDALPPGAQRRAFEIGFLSRVHQRLCSPFGGNHQARKTCLQL, from the coding sequence ATGAATAGACCCTGCACCAGCCACCTGCCAACCCACGACGGCCATCGCGGCGCGATCATCAAGTGGCCGGTGAACTGCCACGAGGCCTTCGAGCGGGGCGTGGCCAGCGCCCAGGCCTGGTTGAGCAACGACGACAGCGGCTGGCTGTGGGCCAACCTGATCATCGAGCGCGACGCGCTGCCCCCTGGGGCGCAGCGCCGGGCGTTCGAGATCGGCTTCCTCAGCCGGGTGCATCAGCGCCTGTGTTCGCCGTTCGGTGGCAATCACCAGGCCAGGAAGACCTGCCTGCAGCTGTAG